The following nucleotide sequence is from Marinibacterium anthonyi.
ATACATGAAGTTCATCCGCATGTGGTTGAACTACGGTGCCGGTCCCAACGGACAGGTCCTGAAACCCGAAACCGTCGAATGGGCCGTCCAAGGCGCGCTTGTCCCGCCGCAGAAGGTCACGATGCTTCCGGGTGTCATCCCGTCGCTGTCGAATGATGCAGAGTTCTTTCCAGGCATGTCCAAGGACTGGTCCTACACCTTCATGGTCAACACTGAAGACGCGCCGACCGGTCGCCCGGCCGGTGCCATCGGTTGGGCCGGTCTGGCAAACAGCTACTATTGGATAGATCGTAAGAACGGGATCGGCGGCTACTGGGCAACGCAGATCCTGCCGTTCGCGGATGGTGTCTCTTTCCCCGGCTACATGGATTTCGAGAGCGCGGTCTACGCGGCCCTCTCGGGGCAATAACGGCATTTTCCTGCTAAGCTGAAGGACGGGGCGCTTGCGCGCCCCGTCCGACTTGCCGGTTTTCTCGCCTTAGATAAGTTATGTTTCAAAGAAGCCATTGGACGAGTTTGGACCGAACGTCCTGTGTGGATGGCTCTCGCATAGCAAGGCTTAAATGATCTTATGTACCTTTTCAGAAGCGGTCTTGTGTCCGGCCTGTTGACGCGGTCATTGCCGCTGGCCCTGATGGGATCCGAAGATCAGGTTCCTATCTGCTTCGCGGGCAATGGCGCCCGGGACATTCGTCGGAGCGTCCTGATCGTTGCGGCTGAATGGCACACCATCACATCGTTGGTCTTGCTGTCGCGTAGCCCTTAATTTCGAGACATGGCGCGTTGAGCGCCGAATTTTACCCTTAAATGCGAGATTCCAGCGCCTTCGAGTGGAGTTTCCTCGTCTTTCCGCAGGGTCTTTGGTCGAACCCTGTCTCAGATTTATGGGCAAAATTCCGGAATTAAAAGCAAAATCTCATATTTAAGGGCAAAGCACAGCCATTGATTTCGTTGAATTTCCCATCTCACAATTAAGGGCTAAGCGACAACGGCCCGGATATCCGAGGTGGCGATATCCATCGCCAGATGCACCTTGCGCCATTGGCGGCGGCCCTGAACGCCATGCTTGCGGGCCTGCCATTCGCCGTCGCCAAGAAACTTGATGCCGGTGCTGTCCACCAGAAGATTCAGCGGCCCTTCGGCACGGCGATAGGGGATCTGCACCTTGAGGGTCTTCTGTCTGCGGCACAGCGTCGAGTAGTCCGGAACGGGCCAGTCTAGCCCTGCCAGGCGCAGGAGGCTCGCGACCATTCCGGCTGTCTGCCTGAGCGGTAGCTTGAACAGAACCTTGAGCGACAGGCAAAACTGGATCGCGGCATTCGAAAAGACCGGCGGGCGCCCTGGGCGTCCCTCATGCGGCGCGTGCCAGGTCATCTCCTTGTCCAGCCAGATCAGCAGCGATCCGCGCTTCCTGAGCGCATCGTTGTAGCTGGACCAGTTCGTCGTGCGGTAGCGGGCGGGCTTGGGCTTGCTCATGCAGATCGTCTAACCGCATGGATTCCCGATGTGAATCCTTCACCGACTGAGTTCTGCAACAACGCCGATCGGGTGCCACAACTCTGGCCAGAACGTATTCAGTCAGGGCTGTTCTGGGATCAAAGCAGGTCGGCGAATTGCTCCAGGTCGGCAACCGTGGCGACCAACCCCTGCTGTGTCAGGATCGCGAGATACTCGTCGACGCTTTTGAGCGGATTCTTGAGGCGCGCGCGAACTTTCCGCAGCGCGGAACAGACCAGACCGGGCGCGAGAGACAGTTGGTTCCGGAAAAAGTCGTCAGGGTGTTGGGTCTCGATGCCAAAGGGCGCAAGTGCCGCTGGTGGGAAGTCCTTCAGGTTCTGCGTGACGATCGCGTCACAGCGCCCAACGATTGCCGCCGCCAGAACGTGCCGATCGTCAGGGTCCGGCAGTGTTAGGGCCGGCACCAATGCCTCGTAGCCGGTGACCAGACAGTCGCGTGTGGCCCTGTCCATCAAGTCGCGAGTTCGTTCCAGCGCGGCGCGCTCCCGATGAGGTTCATTGCGCAGAAGCGCATCAATCCACTCCCGATGGATATCGGCCGTCCACTTGGCCTTGAAAAGATCTGTGACCGCCAACTGCATCAGTGCATCGCGCATCGGCGCGGGATAAAGGACGTTCGCATCGAACAGGACCGTGTACTGGCTCATTTCGAGCGGTAGCCCATGTCCTGCTCTTGAGCGTCGGCGGCCAGTTGATCGAGCGCAGCTTCACGCTCGGTATCGATCGCGGCCTTGTAGGACATCACGTCTTCCATGCGGACGCGGCGATGCTTGCCGACCTTCCGATGCGGTATGGCACCATCCTCGAGCAGCTTGATCAGGAACGGACGCGAGACGTTCAGAACCTCAGCGGCCTGTACGGTCGAGAGTTCGGCGTTCTCGGGGATGATGGTGACCCCCCGCCCCGCTGCCATCGCCTCGAGGATCTCCATGAGCAGCGATACGGCGCCCGCAGGAAGCTCGATCGGCTCCATCTGCTCGGAGTCCGTCACACGAAGTTTCAACGGCGCGCGCGCCTGGGCGAAGCGTGACAATGCCTGGCCAGAGACGCGCGCAATCGCTGCGTCCTGCGGCGTGGGCGGAAGATGTCGGTGTGCCAGCATGTTCATGGTGGTCTCCTCTCCGGTTTCTGTTCTCTACCACCATATATGAAATAAGTGCAACAAATGCATTAAGTGTTGGTGAGTTTCTGCGCGCCCTGCCGCGTGCTCGCGGTTATCGCTGCTGTCGAGTGAGCGGGTGAGACCCACGCTAACCTTCAGTTTGTCGCCTTCCACATCCTGAACCGCCCCTGTCCTGTCACCTCGCGGATCAGACCCCGCTCTTGCATCCATGCAAGGTTGCGCTGAACAGCGGCGCGACTGGCACTCGTCAGGGCCTGGGCCATTGGCGCAGAGACGAGCGGCCATTCGGTCAGCACTGCGCGCAAGGCCGGCGGCGTCCTGCCCGAGAGCAATGTCATTTCGGCTTCCGCCCGCGCCGACCATGCCTCGATATCGTCAAGGTGCCACACCGCGGTCAGGCACGCGGCTTCCATCCCGTATAGCCAGCGTTCCAGACGTTCGAACGGTGAACCACCGGCTCGTAGTCCCCCTGCCCCGCCCATGGCCAGAGGCGTGAAGACTGCGCCTCTTCCATCGCTGGCCGCGATCCGCGCAGCTGCGACAATCGCTTCCATACGGTCGTCGTGCTGCCCGAGCCCCGCGAGGCGCCAGAGGTGAAAGCCCGCGCAAGCGCGAGTGATCGGGTGCAGGTCCGTGGCCTGCCCCATCAGATCCAGCCAACCGCTCGCGCGATCCACGAACGGCTCGGTCTCATCACTGATGTTCTCGGGGTCGCGACGGTCGAGGAAGGCGGAAAGGTCCTGCTCCGGTCCCGGTCCACCCGTCAGTCGCCGAATCGCCCATCCGACTCGCGCCAGCGCCGCCGTGTCGTCCTGGACACCGGACAGGCGCAGCGAGATCCAGAGCGCCAGCCGGTCTTGGCTGATGCGGTCACCTGTGTGCCAGCTCAAATCTGCGGCCTCCATCAGCGCAAGCCGATGCCGCCATCCTTCCGGTCCGCGCTTCAACCGGTCGTCCAGCGCGCCGACGCGACCGGCCACACGGGCAAGACGCGCGGCCTGCCCGCCCTCTGCCTTCCGCCATTCGTCGAGGACCTCGGTTTCACGCGGTTCGGCCCGTGGTCCCGGCGGCAAATAGTCCGGCTCGTCGTCCATCGGACCGGGCAGAAACCACAGGTCGTCCTCAGACGCCTGTTCGACCTCCTCAGCATAAATGCCGAGCGCGTCGGATTCATCATACAATGCGGGGGTTCCAGGCCTCATATGCGCAAAATACAGCTATTTTGAGCTTTACCCAAGGGTTTTATCAGAGTGCGTTTGTACACCTTACATAGCACGCGCGCGCGATGGTCCGCGAGACCTCCCTGATCGCGCTCTGCGTATGGAAACCAAGGGCTTTCTGATGAACAGCGCCACAGAGCGCGCCCTTGCATTCATTTACAAACGGTCGTTTATTAGCGATAGATAGAACTGCAAAATGACTGTTTTGATGCCCCTGATAGGTTACGCTCGGGTCTCGACCGAGGATCAGACCCCCCTGCCCCAGACGCAGGCCCTGAAATCCGCGGGCTGCGCCGAGATCCATGAAGAACAGGCCTCGGGCGGCAATCGTGCGCGGCCGGTGCTGGCGCGGGTGTTGGAGCGCATCGGCAAGAGCGACACGCTGGTGGTCGTGCGGATTGACCGCCTCGCGCGATCCCTGTCGCATCTGCTGGAGGTGATCGAGCGGCTGGAGGCCAAGGGCGCGTTCTTTCGTTCCATTCAGGACCCCATCGACACCGGATCCCCGCAGGGCAAGTTCACGTTGCAAGTGCTGGGGGCTGCGGCCGAGTTCGAACGCGCCCTGATCCGGGAACGCACCAAGGCCGGCCTCGCCAGCGCGCGCACAAAGGGCCGCGTGGGCGGGAACCCTGGGCTGCGTGCCAAAGACCCTGCCGCTCTTCGCAAAGTGCGGCTGGCGCGACAGGACGGCTACATGGAGCGTTTGAACGAGACGGCACAAGATTGGGTGCCCCATGTGCGCCGGTTGCGACCCGACTTGGCCTGGGAAGACGTGGTGCGCATCATCAACGGCCCATTGCCCGAGGCGCGTCGCTGGACCCAAAGCCGTCTCTTGCGCGCTGTGAAGGCCTACGTTCGCGACGGCTTCCTGCCTACCGAGGTGCTGGCCCGCGCCGGGCGCCGCGAAACGGACGACCGCCTGCCCGCCATCGTCGCCGCCATCAAGGGCGCGGACCCCGACATCACGCTTCAAGCGATCTGTGAACGGCTGGAATCTATGCGCGAACGCACGCCTCGTGGCAGAACAAGATGGCAGCCATCATCGGTCAAGATGCTGTTGGAGCGAGCCGAGAATCTGGGAATGATTTAAGAGACTCAGATTCGTTCTTTGGAAGCAAAACCGCCTATGTGAATCGGGTACATCTTGCGTTTAAGAGATGACAGCGACACAATCACTTGACGCGCTGGATCCGAGAAATAAGATAAGTCATTGTAAATAAATGATTTCATCGGGTACCGGCCCACCATTTGAAAAAATCCTTGCCTGTCAAACGCTTTCCTGACATTTTTGCGGAAGAACGCTAACCATCAGTTTCCGGCGGTTTTGCGTTCCTTCTCAAGATAGACCCGGAAGACGGGCGGCGGGACGGGCATGAACGAGCAGCGGATCAGAATGGATCAAAAGATCCAAACGATGGCGACACGTCTAAGCAAATCGCTTGATGTGAATATGCGCAAGTCGTTCCTACCTGATGAACGAAAGGCTCTCAGACGCTTCTCATCCACGGAGGTTGCTCAGATCCTCGGGGTAAGCCAGGATTTTCTGCGGAAGATGTTCTTCGAGGACAAACTCGATCTCGGTGACATCGAGACGGATGCCCGCGGCCGCAGGTTCTACACTGCAGAGCAGATCGACATAGCGCGCCACGAAATTGCCCGGTCAAGCACCAAGTTCCAGCATATCGTTCCTCGTCGTCGGGAAGGGGAGCATATACAGATCATTTCGATCGCCAACTTCAAAGGGGGCGCCGGAAAGACGACAACGGCGATCCATTTGGCCCAAAAGCTCGCCCTTGACGGTTATCGAGTTCTGGCAATCGATCTCGACCCGCAAGCCTCAATGACCACCATGTTCGGTTTCCGGCCGGAAATCGACTTCCCTGAAGCCGGAACGGTGTACGATGCCCTACGGTACGAGGACCCTATCCCCTTTAGAGACGTTGTGCGCAAAACGTATTTCCACAACCTCGATCTAGCCGCGGCCGGATTGCTGCTCTCTGAGTTCGAGACCGAAACCGCACACGCCCTTCGAAACAATATCAGGCCGCCGTTCTATCAGCGGCTTGCCCTTTGCATTAATGAAGTCGAGACAGACTACGACATTGTCGTCATCGACTGCCCACCGCAACTCGGGTTTACCACGCTATCAGCTTTGGTAGCATCGACATCCCTAGTCGTCACTGTCATTCCAAGCATGCTTGACGTCGCCTCGATGGCCCAATTTCTGCAGCTCACATCCAGCCTCATGGCAACAATTGCTGATGTGGGCGCATCGCCCGACTGGGACTTCATGAGATTTCTAATCACTCGTTTCGAGCCCAATGACGGCCCCCAAACCCAGATGGCGGCATTCCTGAGGACCATGTTCACGGATGACGTTCTTACACAGCCTTTCCTGAAATCCTCCGCAGTCTCTGACGCTGGGCTCACGCAACAGACACTGTTCGAGATCGCCAGAACGGATTTTCATCGCCAGACGTACGATCGGGCTATCGAGTCGATCAACGGAGTTGTGGCGGAGGTCGAAGGGCTCATCAAAACGGCATGGGGGCGCAAGTAATGGCCCGCAAAGTCACATTCGACATTCCCGAGGATGAGGAAAAGCAGGAGAACTCGTCGATTTCTCCGACTCGAACCCAGTCACGGGCCCCTGCCCTTTCGGGAATGGCCCGTTCTCTTCAAGATGCGGCACAATCTTCAATTCAAGAAATCAGTACCGACCTTATTGATGATTCCGAGTTCCAGGATCGTCTGGCCCTGGATGACGAAGATGACATCAGG
It contains:
- a CDS encoding HTH DNA binding domain protein, encoding MRPGTPALYDESDALGIYAEEVEQASEDDLWFLPGPMDDEPDYLPPGPRAEPRETEVLDEWRKAEGGQAARLARVAGRVGALDDRLKRGPEGWRHRLALMEAADLSWHTGDRISQDRLALWISLRLSGVQDDTAALARVGWAIRRLTGGPGPEQDLSAFLDRRDPENISDETEPFVDRASGWLDLMGQATDLHPITRACAGFHLWRLAGLGQHDDRMEAIVAAARIAASDGRGAVFTPLAMGGAGGLRAGGSPFERLERWLYGMEAACLTAVWHLDDIEAWSARAEAEMTLLSGRTPPALRAVLTEWPLVSAPMAQALTSASRAAVQRNLAWMQERGLIREVTGQGRFRMWKATN
- the hin_3 gene encoding DNA-invertase hin; this translates as MTVLMPLIGYARVSTEDQTPLPQTQALKSAGCAEIHEEQASGGNRARPVLARVLERIGKSDTLVVVRIDRLARSLSHLLEVIERLEAKGAFFRSIQDPIDTGSPQGKFTLQVLGAAAEFERALIRERTKAGLASARTKGRVGGNPGLRAKDPAALRKVRLARQDGYMERLNETAQDWVPHVRRLRPDLAWEDVVRIINGPLPEARRWTQSRLLRAVKAYVRDGFLPTEVLARAGRRETDDRLPAIVAAIKGADPDITLQAICERLESMRERTPRGRTRWQPSSVKMLLERAENLGMI
- a CDS encoding DNA binding domain, excisionase family, which codes for MNMLAHRHLPPTPQDAAIARVSGQALSRFAQARAPLKLRVTDSEQMEPIELPAGAVSLLMEILEAMAAGRGVTIIPENAELSTVQAAEVLNVSRPFLIKLLEDGAIPHRKVGKHRRVRMEDVMSYKAAIDTEREAALDQLAADAQEQDMGYRSK
- the repA_5 gene encoding Plasmid partitioning protein RepA translates to MNEQRIRMDQKIQTMATRLSKSLDVNMRKSFLPDERKALRRFSSTEVAQILGVSQDFLRKMFFEDKLDLGDIETDARGRRFYTAEQIDIARHEIARSSTKFQHIVPRRREGEHIQIISIANFKGGAGKTTTAIHLAQKLALDGYRVLAIDLDPQASMTTMFGFRPEIDFPEAGTVYDALRYEDPIPFRDVVRKTYFHNLDLAAAGLLLSEFETETAHALRNNIRPPFYQRLALCINEVETDYDIVVIDCPPQLGFTTLSALVASTSLVVTVIPSMLDVASMAQFLQLTSSLMATIADVGASPDWDFMRFLITRFEPNDGPQTQMAAFLRTMFTDDVLTQPFLKSSAVSDAGLTQQTLFEIARTDFHRQTYDRAIESINGVVAEVEGLIKTAWGRK